The Malus sylvestris chromosome 3, drMalSylv7.2, whole genome shotgun sequence genomic sequence GTGAGAACCTGTGAGAGCAAACGGGGTCTCGAGCGCATACTTGTAGTACTGCATACGAAAGGAAAGATTGAATTCATGTTGAGATTGACTTTCTTGTGAACGAAGGTAGATAAAAGGAAAAAACTTTTTCAAGTAGTTTACTTCAAGAGAGATTGTATACCGTCAAATCACCACGCTTCTCAACTGTAGTCTCAAGGAGCTCATCTGGATCGTATGTGTTTCCAGTGACGAAAGGGCCAAGAGAAGCAATTACCTTCTCAGGGTTTCCAATGTCTTCAATTGTTGCGTTCGGTTTATTGGTCAGGCGTATCAAAGGTGAAGCCACAACCTGAAGTTTTCCCTGTTTTTCGTCTTCAAATTTTACCTCCACCCACGGCTCTGCACATTTTGGTTGGCAGTAATTACCAGATAAAATGTTTGCTACGCGCATCTGTTTCCAGGTTGGGGGAATGATGAACTGGTAGGGCTCCACATTTCCTGCAAAGAACCAAGTTTCGAGTATCATCAGTATATACATAACGAAAAACATGTTATTGACGAAAACATGATGAACTTAAGGAATTACTGTTATTATTTTCTTTCGTCTTTGTAGGTAACATAGAATGTCATCCAGATAAAATGCAACGACCAATAACAAACTCAAAATGCCGAAATCTGCACGGGAAGCTATGGAGGTCAAAAATGAAATGAACTCAGTAACTACCTACCAAAAAACCAACTTTCTATGGACAGACCAAACATCACTTGAACTCCAGCTTCAAGAAACTCTActccttttgctttctttcAGTCCGTATTAATATCCAAAAACTGTCATTTTACCAAAGTAGCGCACTTCACTCTTCTTAAGAGTGTTCGAAAGTCCAGTTCTGAAACTCGATGGTTTTCCCTTCTCCTTTATTTAGCATGTCTTTGCAGGAAGAGCCGATTTTCTGCTCCTGAACATTCTCCTTACCTCTTTTACTTCTTGGACGCTAACATAAATTTCCCCTTTCTCAACAACCCTACCCTGCTCAGCCCCAACTTTCTATAGACACATAAATTAGAAAACATATTCTGATATCCTCACAAAAGGAGCCCGGTTCCGTTGGTTGAGACTAACTTCCGCATAAATAGAGATTATGCACAAACAGTCGAACATCCAACATTGTGTAACCAATTTGTACATATTTGGAATGTACATGTTTCTTGGACTACTTCACCTGATTTATGAAAACTCTTGTTAACATGTCATTGTAGTTCAATTTtgtaaacaaaaagaaagtacCTCACCTAAGGAGCTGTCGATTTTCTTCAACTCAAACCAGCCCTCAAAATATGACGCGAACATCACCATGTACCTATCGGGATACCTCCTAATACTCCTTTCCTCTTTTTCATCCGGACATTGCTATCTTCGCCACTTTTCCAGTTCTCTCCTAAGTTATACAAAATGCTCCTTACTTTTGCACTCCAAACAGTGTAAGATCTCAGAAGTTTGAACCACGAAATCTTCTGTAATTGAAGGATGCTCTCTCCACTCAGTGAAAACTGTGATTATGAATTTGGAAATTCTTTAAGATTTATCCGCAATTCTACTCGAAGCATGATAATGCTAACGGAGCCAGACACATTCAAACGCGGTCGGTAGGTGATGAAGCAGTAATCAAAATGTAGTTCCACAAGAGCAAAATAAAACTAGGCGCAATATCATCCGTTCAGATCATGAGAAATATTGCGGAGTTGACTTGGTACGTTACCAACTGGTTAGCACTCGAGTGTTACTgataaagaaatttttttaacgAAACATGAAATAAAAGTGAAGAGAGTACCAGCGCGAAGGGCGGGAGTGTCTTTAGGAGTGGCTTTGAAGACGACGAAGGAAGAATCGGAAGGTGAGGGCGGGAGATAGGAGCCCACGACCGCATCCTTAGCTTCTGCGGAAGGCACTTTCAATATTGATTCAACCAGAGCCAGAGGAAGCAGACCAAGTCCTGTTTTCAGCAGCAACTCCCTTCGTTTTTGTCTGGGAAGTAATGGAATTGAATTCGGAGGAGAAGGCGAGACAAGTGGCGGCGGTTTTGAACGTGAGGAAGAGTGGCATTTGGAGGAGGCGAGAGAGGAAGGTATCGGAGGAGGTAAAGGAGCGCTAGCCATACTTGGAAGAGGAGAAAGAAAGGAGGAAACGATGATAGGTATAATATTTTAGCCGATGGAGATGGCCCCCCCCCGCCCTTATCCAATATatccattttctttggtttttgctTGGTTCCACTTCACTTcacttcaccaacaatatctaAAGGTTCTTATTTGGCACGTCATTCTTTAGTTTATACACTAGAAATTGCTACTCGTGTATTGCTGCGAGATCATAAACTGTATGGGAAGATTGATAAGCTAATTCTAAATCATCAAGTTTGCAACTGCATTGTATGACAATCAATTCAAACGTTTTCTGTAAATTATTAAACAACATTTAGTATAAACTGACTTGCAAGTTTAATGCAAGAATGGAAATGAAGATAAATTGTCATATTGCGTATATGTTCATTTTGGAAGCTAATATCCGGTGATAggccaaaattaaaatcatggTTAATCTCTACGCTGTTAACCATAATAAATCTCTTTCCTTAAAGAAACCaagtacaataataaatttgggttgttttatggctacatctaacTGTCTCGTTAGATTGCTTACGTAGTTCACAAATTCAATTTCTAACTCATTTCCAAAATCATTCAAGTAACTAACAATCACTAAGTTCAAACAAGCAATTCACACCAATTGCATATCAAATATAGATTCAGAGTATCGAAATTAGCTTAGAAAGACAGCGTCGGCTCACTGTCCACGCGTCGCCGCCCGTGGTTTCCGGCGAATGGAAACTCCAAATTCCGACgaactctaaaaattaccaaattttacaagatTGTAGGgttcaatgagaggaacaactttcatacctgggaCGAAGTCCAATTCGGCCGGGAAGTGGCCGGAAAATCCCTTGAACCGCCCGAACCCTCGATTTGGGTAGTTGTCGATTTGCCACCAAAACGAACTCCGACACCTCATCCAAGGATTGAGCCTTGTCCCTAGGGTTGAGGGGAGTCTTTTGGTAATGGTCATCGATGGTAATCACTGTATGATTCACCGGAAAAAGGATAAAACCATCGAGACACTCGTGGGTTTTGTGGCTTCGATTTGTGAATTTGGGTTAGAAATCTACAAATCTAACACCATAGTGACGTTGGGATTGACGAGAGCTTTCCATATAAACTTGAACCACCTTGAATGGAGGTCAAACGGAGAAGATAAGACTGGGTCAAGGAACCGGGTCAAGTCGGTTCGGTTGCACGGATCCAAAAGGATCCGGTGCTCCCTcacctccctcctttctctccctttTCCCTCTGCCCATTGgtcctctcctctcctcatttTCTCTCCCGCATCCCTCATTTCCCCTCTCTCTTGCTGCCACCTAGTAGCTTCAAACcccatttcttttatttatttctttttttcccaATAACAAAAACATCTCTAATTTCTTCGCTATAACTCCTTTTCACGAACGGTTTTTGCCTACACACTCGTAGGATCGAACGCCATCCATATATGTCAAGAAATACGATAAAATATGTCCTTGTAAAATTACGTTTAATCAACGAGGGGCATTTTCCACTTATCGATAATTTttctacattttcatatattttcccCCTGCTCTCCTTACGCATCCGGCAACGTCCCGATCTCGAACTATGTTCAGTATGACTTCGATTTGTCGACGACGACCCAGTACAAGCCGGCCTACAAACGCAGATTCGGGTTGAATAGTTGGGGTTCTAGCGGGAATGTGCCACTGGGGCTGAAACAAAAAGGGTTCCGAATCGTCGTGACGGGCaatgttataaaaaaaaggccctaggcggccgcctatcAACAGAGGCGTTTTTAGGCAAATCGAGCGGAAAAATCGGGTTGGGCCTAGGCGGGCTAGATGGCTTGGCGGGCTAGGCGGTCCTAGGTGGCCCTAGGTGGTCCTAAGCAGTCCTAtgaggtttttatttatttatttatttttattaattgcatgcttttttcttttttggtttcatggtggtatagttatggaaatggtgtatctaatttgcaaatgatggatttactacaagttcatccaatacttatggaaatagtgtacctaatttgcattttatcattattttattatccattttaggtgtcaatatgcacttatttacaagatatataagaaatttaccaaaatccgcctaggcgctagcccGCCACCCAATT encodes the following:
- the LOC126614293 gene encoding psbP domain-containing protein 6, chloroplastic encodes the protein MASAPLPPPIPSSLASSKCHSSSRSKPPPLVSPSPPNSIPLLPRQKRRELLLKTGLGLLPLALVESILKVPSAEAKDAVVGSYLPPSPSDSSFVVFKATPKDTPALRAGNVEPYQFIIPPTWKQMRVANILSGNYCQPKCAEPWVEVKFEDEKQGKLQVVASPLIRLTNKPNATIEDIGNPEKVIASLGPFVTGNTYDPDELLETTVEKRGDLTYYKYALETPFALTGSHNLAVATAKGNTVVLFVVSASEKQWQASQKTLKAMLDSFQV